The following proteins come from a genomic window of Leptospira bandrabouensis:
- a CDS encoding chemotaxis protein CheW: protein MAGILGEYTEVFLEESEDQIEELNSNLVKLEKDHENPEIINDIFRAAHSLKSSSAFVGLYNLSDLAHTMENLLQKIREGSLEINVKLVNLLFECFDLIKQVIEGVANGVKVETPFTDMIKKLQDYEASPSQSGSGSNPALKSNEPAKSKESSPSSITLNEEEISEIRQSLKEDSGQTAYSVSLKLKDETPMQNLRLLLILQSVKQSGVIIKCNPSEDALDNGQGSFALSFVTVTKLGKHELHVQCNIDMVDTLSIEEIKLPETEMDALEKREENSSQTTSANQSTGSLETEEKLVTKGSANFDKAVTDSKVVMRTIKVSSDKLDQLMNNVGELVITNSGFQKIYDDLVAQFGEDSLFNELKGKIDQINRISKDLQTGIMNIRMVPIGSVFNRFTRLIRDLSLETGKQVNLVLRGENTELDKKVIDAIGEPLIHLIRNSVDHGIESPAERRASGKPEEGTVELNAYQGGSNILVEIRDDGKGLNKEKILKKAIERGLVNESDAQNLAESDIFQFIFAPGFSTADKISDISGRGVGMNVVNKLIEEFKGKILIHSEEGKGSSFTLSFPQALAIIPSILVIMEEEVYAFPLSEVSETIKVNLDQITTLEGHEIINLRGEVLPIYRLNRILGLADKQEIVEVPVVIVNYKTRKLGFMVDDLIGKHETVIKSLGKNFKDIQGLTGATIMGDGTIILVLDIPGLVEIAADKVDWTDKLVAGEMMKRASTIRSLEMSDSEFMFKSNHPTNRYNAKLIELRAKDKSRVKKDKHKVEKHVIVPKEEVFTEEPVTNPKIKTEVVKTETEVNGDSNESSKSATATLVIDHKTDEIHRLADVAKIENVKLTEREQAAEIIKGFVEQKEERLNQVTALNSEAINEIMSSKDIKKLENIVNTGMMNAGVVLSQLVGKEVELFIPEIKLTDREGLAKEFRYSMDQFFGMKIRMTGDLNGNLLMMFSEENGSEIAKELLGSEDAKYADGNQHKLSEDMVSVLSEISNIVCSSVMNSLSNKLKKEILPSVPEMITGSFMDVIDIVKPERTKFLSMHTEFNHQGSNLIGVLVFLPDFDELVDLIHKS from the coding sequence TTGGCTGGAATTTTAGGCGAATACACAGAAGTTTTCCTGGAAGAATCAGAGGATCAAATTGAGGAACTAAATTCCAATTTGGTAAAACTCGAAAAAGACCATGAAAACCCAGAAATCATCAATGACATCTTTCGTGCAGCGCACTCTTTAAAAAGTTCTTCTGCTTTCGTTGGACTGTACAATTTATCCGATTTAGCCCATACGATGGAAAACCTTCTCCAAAAAATTAGAGAAGGTAGTTTAGAAATTAACGTTAAACTTGTTAATTTACTCTTTGAATGTTTTGATTTGATCAAACAGGTGATTGAAGGTGTTGCTAATGGTGTAAAGGTGGAAACTCCTTTTACAGACATGATTAAAAAACTGCAAGATTATGAAGCCTCTCCATCTCAATCTGGTTCAGGTTCAAATCCAGCTCTAAAATCAAACGAACCAGCGAAGTCAAAAGAAAGTTCTCCCTCTTCTATCACTTTAAATGAAGAAGAAATTTCGGAGATCCGTCAATCTTTGAAAGAAGACAGCGGTCAAACTGCTTATTCAGTTTCTTTAAAGTTGAAAGACGAAACTCCCATGCAAAATCTTCGCCTTCTTTTGATTTTGCAATCCGTAAAACAATCTGGCGTTATTATAAAATGTAATCCTTCCGAAGATGCCTTGGACAATGGACAGGGAAGTTTTGCATTATCTTTTGTTACTGTCACAAAACTTGGTAAACACGAACTTCATGTTCAATGTAATATCGATATGGTGGATACTCTTTCGATTGAGGAAATCAAACTTCCTGAAACAGAAATGGATGCTCTTGAAAAAAGAGAAGAGAATTCATCTCAAACAACTTCGGCAAACCAATCTACTGGTAGTCTTGAAACAGAAGAAAAACTTGTGACAAAAGGTTCGGCCAACTTTGATAAGGCGGTCACGGATTCTAAAGTAGTCATGAGAACTATAAAGGTTTCTTCTGACAAACTAGACCAACTCATGAATAACGTGGGAGAACTAGTGATCACAAACTCTGGATTTCAAAAAATCTATGATGATTTAGTGGCACAGTTCGGTGAAGATTCCTTATTCAATGAACTCAAAGGTAAAATTGATCAAATCAACCGGATTTCCAAAGACTTACAAACTGGAATTATGAACATCCGTATGGTTCCGATTGGATCTGTATTCAATCGGTTCACAAGGCTCATTCGTGATCTTTCTCTGGAAACTGGTAAACAGGTGAACCTGGTATTACGTGGGGAAAACACAGAACTTGATAAAAAAGTAATCGATGCCATTGGGGAACCACTCATCCATCTCATCCGAAATTCGGTGGATCATGGAATTGAGTCTCCTGCGGAAAGGCGAGCTTCTGGGAAACCGGAAGAAGGAACTGTGGAACTCAATGCCTACCAAGGTGGATCCAATATCCTTGTGGAAATTCGCGATGATGGTAAAGGTTTAAATAAAGAAAAGATTTTGAAAAAAGCCATCGAACGAGGGCTTGTGAACGAATCGGATGCACAGAATTTAGCAGAATCCGATATCTTCCAATTTATATTTGCACCAGGTTTTTCTACGGCAGATAAAATTTCTGATATTTCTGGTCGTGGCGTGGGAATGAACGTGGTCAATAAACTCATTGAGGAGTTTAAGGGTAAAATTCTCATTCATTCCGAAGAAGGGAAGGGATCGTCCTTCACCCTATCTTTCCCACAAGCACTTGCAATCATTCCATCCATTCTTGTGATTATGGAAGAGGAAGTATATGCATTCCCACTTTCGGAAGTTTCCGAAACGATTAAAGTCAACTTGGACCAAATCACAACTCTAGAAGGACACGAGATCATCAACTTACGAGGAGAGGTATTACCGATTTATCGTTTGAACCGAATCCTTGGCCTTGCCGACAAACAAGAGATTGTGGAAGTTCCTGTGGTCATCGTAAATTATAAAACAAGAAAACTTGGGTTTATGGTCGATGATCTGATTGGAAAACATGAAACTGTAATTAAATCTTTAGGTAAAAATTTCAAAGACATCCAAGGTCTTACAGGTGCCACCATCATGGGAGATGGAACCATCATCCTAGTGTTAGACATTCCAGGTCTTGTGGAAATTGCTGCCGATAAAGTGGATTGGACTGACAAATTAGTGGCTGGCGAGATGATGAAACGTGCCTCGACCATTCGTTCTTTGGAAATGTCTGATTCTGAATTTATGTTTAAATCCAACCATCCAACAAACCGCTATAATGCGAAGTTGATTGAGTTACGTGCTAAAGATAAGTCAAGAGTCAAAAAAGATAAACATAAAGTAGAAAAACATGTAATTGTACCAAAAGAAGAAGTGTTTACGGAAGAACCTGTCACTAACCCGAAAATCAAGACGGAAGTGGTCAAAACAGAAACAGAAGTGAACGGTGATTCTAATGAATCTTCCAAATCGGCAACAGCAACACTTGTGATCGATCATAAAACAGATGAAATCCATCGTTTGGCTGATGTCGCAAAAATCGAAAATGTTAAGTTAACCGAAAGGGAACAAGCCGCAGAAATCATAAAAGGTTTTGTGGAACAAAAAGAAGAAAGATTAAATCAAGTAACTGCCTTAAATTCGGAAGCTATTAATGAGATCATGTCTTCGAAAGATATCAAAAAACTAGAGAATATTGTAAATACAGGTATGATGAATGCCGGGGTCGTACTCTCTCAGTTAGTTGGTAAAGAAGTAGAACTTTTTATTCCTGAGATCAAACTCACTGATAGAGAGGGTTTGGCAAAAGAATTTAGATATTCTATGGATCAGTTTTTTGGAATGAAAATTCGTATGACAGGTGACCTCAATGGAAACCTACTTATGATGTTTTCCGAAGAAAATGGATCTGAAATTGCAAAAGAACTTCTTGGATCTGAAGATGCTAAGTATGCAGATGGAAACCAACACAAACTATCAGAAGATATGGTATCCGTATTATCAGAAATTTCAAATATCGTATGTTCCAGTGTCATGAACTCCCTTTCCAACAAATTGAAAAAGGAAATCCTTCCTTCAGTTCCGGAGATGATTACAGGAAGTTTTATGGATGTAATCGACATTGTAAAACCTGAACGAACCAAGTTTTTGTCCATGCATACAGAATTTAACCACCAAGGTAGTAATTTAATTGGTGTTTTAGTATTCCTACCTGACTTTGATGAACTGGTAGATTTGATTCATAAATCATGA
- a CDS encoding protein-glutamate methylesterase/protein-glutamine glutaminase, with protein MNKKPTVVIIDDSLLVRNILSDALTKKDEVQVIATGKTGMDCIDLAGKLKPDFIVLDIEMPIMDGLTALAEIKKLKLPSHVIMLSVLTQHGADATFKALELGAVDFIPKPSSGNQFSPEDIAAVLSAKIKGFSDSKQPSIEVLLRPERTERQLNKSFQKPIKVEAIGIGTSTGGPKALQTVFASIPEDFTKPIFVVQHMPAGFTKAFADRLNSLSKIQVKEAEDGDLVHPGTAYIAPGDYQMKVITKGRDHVIELNHTGQVNGHRPSIEVLFDSLVEAYGGDHLLSIIMTGMGKDGSQAITNIHAKGGITLAQNEATSVVYGMNRVAVELGGIDFVLPVEDLVPKMIELLKSRGN; from the coding sequence ATGAATAAAAAACCTACAGTTGTCATTATTGATGATTCACTCCTTGTAAGGAATATCTTAAGTGATGCCCTCACCAAAAAGGATGAAGTACAGGTGATTGCTACCGGGAAAACCGGGATGGATTGTATTGATTTAGCCGGTAAGTTAAAACCAGACTTTATCGTTTTAGATATTGAGATGCCGATCATGGATGGGCTTACGGCCTTAGCTGAAATCAAAAAATTAAAATTACCAAGTCATGTGATCATGCTTTCGGTTTTAACCCAACATGGGGCTGATGCTACGTTTAAAGCTTTGGAACTTGGTGCTGTTGATTTCATTCCTAAACCATCCAGTGGGAATCAGTTTTCGCCAGAAGATATTGCTGCGGTTTTGTCCGCAAAAATCAAAGGGTTTTCGGATTCAAAGCAGCCGAGCATCGAAGTTCTCCTAAGGCCCGAGAGAACCGAACGCCAATTAAATAAAAGTTTTCAAAAACCAATCAAAGTAGAGGCTATCGGAATTGGCACCTCCACGGGAGGGCCGAAAGCTTTGCAGACTGTATTTGCAAGTATTCCGGAAGACTTTACGAAACCTATCTTTGTTGTGCAACATATGCCAGCAGGGTTTACGAAGGCCTTTGCAGACAGATTGAATTCATTGTCTAAGATACAAGTTAAAGAAGCAGAAGATGGTGATCTGGTACATCCAGGCACTGCTTATATAGCTCCCGGTGATTACCAAATGAAGGTAATTACTAAAGGAAGGGATCATGTCATTGAGCTGAACCATACGGGGCAGGTCAATGGGCATAGACCGTCCATCGAAGTATTGTTTGATAGTTTGGTTGAGGCTTACGGGGGAGATCATCTTTTATCCATCATCATGACTGGTATGGGAAAAGATGGATCACAAGCCATCACCAACATTCACGCCAAAGGTGGTATTACTTTGGCGCAGAATGAAGCAACATCGGTTGTGTACGGAATGAACCGAGTTGCTGTAGAACTAGGAGGGATAGATTTTGTCCTTCCAGTGGAAGATTTAGTACCAAAAATGATTGAATTATTAAAGTCGAGAGGGAATTAA
- a CDS encoding response regulator encodes MARILVVDDAKFMRTLVKDALVGAGHEIVGEAENGNIAVEQYKNLKPDLVTMDITMREKDGIEATKEIIKFDASAKIIMVTALGQEDLLAKAIKMGVKDFVVKPFPPERLQQAAAKALGL; translated from the coding sequence ATGGCAAGAATTTTGGTTGTAGATGATGCAAAATTCATGAGAACGCTCGTAAAAGATGCGTTAGTTGGTGCGGGTCACGAGATCGTAGGTGAAGCTGAGAATGGTAACATTGCGGTAGAACAATACAAAAACTTAAAACCGGATTTGGTTACTATGGACATTACCATGCGTGAAAAAGATGGAATTGAAGCAACGAAAGAAATTATTAAATTTGATGCTTCTGCCAAAATCATTATGGTAACGGCTCTTGGTCAGGAAGATTTACTGGCAAAAGCAATCAAGATGGGTGTTAAGGATTTTGTTGTAAAACCTTTCCCACCAGAAAGATTGCAACAAGCGGCAGCAAAAGCACTAGGTTTATAA
- a CDS encoding segregation and condensation protein A, with the protein MSQSPEFIVRWQNQDGGLTEGPLTVLWSLIDSYKVDIFEVSLSRITSDFIQFLRTSQSLSIELTSEFAVMASHLVYLKSKALLPDPGFEEEDYDPPLPKELVDKLLEHKKFQMAGQRLAELDRLTAGMFTRETNQVLDETEVWLDVSLVDLISAFNSILEQESSNEMEDLVPIYEGVSQYSVEDKMAYLQGLLEKNGEIHFMDLFETEKPEKKEIVAAFLAVLEVVKIRVCKVIQHAVFGEIKIVKV; encoded by the coding sequence GTGTCCCAATCCCCGGAGTTTATCGTCCGGTGGCAGAACCAGGACGGAGGACTGACAGAAGGACCTTTAACGGTTTTATGGTCTCTGATTGATAGTTATAAGGTGGATATTTTTGAAGTCTCCCTTTCGCGTATCACATCCGATTTCATTCAATTTTTGAGAACCAGTCAGTCCTTATCGATTGAACTTACTTCCGAGTTTGCCGTGATGGCATCTCATTTGGTATATTTAAAATCCAAAGCCTTGTTACCGGATCCCGGTTTTGAGGAAGAAGATTATGACCCACCCCTACCGAAAGAACTAGTCGATAAATTACTCGAACACAAAAAGTTCCAAATGGCCGGACAACGTTTGGCGGAACTGGACAGGCTGACGGCCGGAATGTTTACCCGGGAAACTAACCAAGTTTTGGATGAAACCGAAGTTTGGTTGGATGTAAGCCTTGTGGATTTAATCTCCGCATTTAATTCGATATTGGAACAAGAGTCTTCCAATGAAATGGAAGACCTAGTGCCAATCTACGAAGGAGTAAGTCAATACTCCGTTGAGGATAAAATGGCCTATTTACAGGGTCTTTTAGAAAAAAACGGGGAAATCCATTTTATGGATTTGTTCGAAACAGAAAAACCGGAAAAAAAAGAAATCGTCGCTGCCTTCCTTGCCGTATTAGAAGTTGTTAAAATCCGAGTCTGCAAAGTCATCCAACACGCAGTTTTCGGTGAAATCAAAATAGTCAAGGTTTAG
- the scpB gene encoding SMC-Scp complex subunit ScpB: MEERTYTKGLLEALLFLSSDPIKLSALAKSAGIEKTEARELLDELILDYQEKEGGFLLREIAGGYQFITNQKYSEILAHIFKDKKRETLSRGTLDTLAIIAYKQPITLTELDEIRGVSSRAMVASLMSKKLVKAVGQKEVPGRPTLYGTTNEFLLHFGLSKLTDLPTPVEVKELKFEEFTPESIIVTDETEMNPDFDTSTLPDELQEEV, from the coding sequence TTGGAAGAAAGAACGTATACTAAGGGCCTTCTTGAGGCGCTTCTTTTTTTATCTTCAGATCCAATCAAATTGTCTGCGCTTGCCAAGTCTGCTGGGATCGAAAAAACGGAAGCCCGGGAACTCCTTGATGAACTCATCCTTGATTACCAAGAAAAAGAAGGCGGTTTTTTGCTCAGAGAAATCGCCGGTGGTTATCAGTTTATCACCAATCAAAAATACAGCGAAATCTTAGCTCATATCTTTAAAGATAAAAAAAGAGAAACCCTTTCTCGTGGAACCCTAGACACACTTGCCATCATTGCTTACAAACAACCGATCACTTTGACAGAACTGGATGAAATTCGAGGAGTTTCTTCTCGCGCTATGGTAGCAAGTTTAATGTCTAAAAAATTAGTCAAAGCTGTGGGACAAAAGGAAGTTCCGGGTAGACCTACATTGTATGGAACTACCAACGAATTTTTGTTACACTTTGGTCTCAGTAAACTCACAGACCTTCCTACACCTGTGGAAGTGAAGGAACTTAAATTTGAAGAATTTACGCCTGAATCCATTATTGTGACTGATGAGACTGAAATGAATCCTGATTTTGATACAAGCACACTACCGGATGAATTACAAGAAGAGGTTTAA
- the pheA gene encoding prephenate dehydratase: MSSAEEELKKLRAGIDSLDTEIITLIQKRAGFAQEIGRVKKESGGPIYRPDREKDVYEKVTKLSGGPLPSSVIRAIYREMMSGTIALEHPLKIGFLGPEGSFSHSALRSKFGSSIEAVPQTSIPDVFRMVEEGKLDYGVVPVENSTEGQVSSTLDMFLETDLVVYSELYQRISFSLLGFETDLSLVKKIYGIRIGNEQCRNWISANLPNAEVVDTSSTAMAAKLVSERKDGLAIASKIAGEIYNLNVIAEGIEDYSGNTTRFLVIGKTESPKTKEDKTSIVFSIPNQTGSLFAVLKTFNDASVNLTKIESRPLKRNLWEYHFFVDFIGHKEDPKIAELLQKVKSQCTLFKLLGSYPTAGSFPT, translated from the coding sequence ATGAGTAGTGCAGAAGAAGAACTAAAAAAACTCCGTGCTGGTATCGATTCATTAGACACAGAAATCATAACACTCATTCAAAAACGGGCTGGTTTTGCCCAGGAAATTGGTCGTGTCAAAAAAGAATCAGGTGGTCCTATTTACCGTCCTGATCGTGAAAAAGATGTATATGAAAAAGTAACAAAATTATCAGGGGGCCCACTTCCTTCTTCTGTGATTCGTGCAATTTACCGAGAGATGATGTCGGGAACTATCGCCTTAGAACACCCGTTAAAGATTGGTTTTTTAGGCCCTGAAGGAAGTTTTTCTCATTCTGCACTTCGTTCCAAATTTGGAAGTTCTATTGAAGCAGTTCCTCAAACTTCGATTCCAGATGTGTTTCGAATGGTGGAAGAGGGGAAATTGGATTACGGAGTGGTTCCTGTAGAAAATTCCACAGAAGGCCAAGTCAGTTCCACTTTGGATATGTTTTTAGAAACAGACCTCGTCGTATATTCCGAGTTATACCAAAGAATCTCGTTTTCACTGCTTGGATTTGAAACCGATCTTTCTCTTGTGAAAAAAATCTATGGGATACGAATTGGAAACGAACAATGCCGCAATTGGATTTCAGCAAACCTTCCAAATGCAGAAGTTGTGGATACATCTTCTACTGCGATGGCGGCAAAGTTAGTATCCGAAAGAAAAGACGGCCTTGCCATTGCATCCAAAATAGCTGGTGAAATTTATAATTTAAATGTAATTGCGGAAGGGATTGAAGATTATTCGGGAAACACCACTCGGTTTCTTGTGATCGGCAAAACAGAATCCCCTAAAACAAAAGAAGATAAAACTTCGATTGTGTTTTCGATTCCAAACCAAACTGGCTCTTTGTTTGCAGTTTTAAAAACTTTTAATGATGCTTCGGTTAATTTAACAAAAATTGAATCTAGGCCACTAAAACGTAACTTATGGGAATACCATTTTTTTGTAGATTTTATTGGTCATAAAGAAGATCCAAAAATTGCTGAACTTCTACAAAAAGTAAAATCACAATGTACTTTGTTTAAACTATTAGGTTCTTATCCAACTGCCGGATCTTTTCCTACATGA
- a CDS encoding prephenate dehydrogenase gives MNLSRVMIYGMGLMGGSLALSIRGKFPETNITAVVRSEKSKHTILSKKLANHVVLQSEMELPDWSNYDLVVFSTPVESILKIIPTLPKSGNTIFIDLGSTKETTVTAVESYYGTQTHNYISTHPMCGSEQAGPDAAVENLYVDKLCILTKPNSASGTSLEWVRSFWERVGSWTIEMDSKSHDETLAYLSHLPHVVSTILVNVAGANFRTMQEVTGISKPITGGGFRDMSRIAGSNPEMWISIFKENKDFLRKSIDDFIFQLTEFRDLLKPDSPFDENKMRSLWELAQSNKEEIRKSK, from the coding sequence ATGAACCTCTCCAGAGTTATGATTTATGGAATGGGCCTTATGGGAGGATCCCTTGCCCTCTCAATTCGCGGGAAATTTCCCGAAACAAACATTACGGCAGTGGTTCGTTCCGAAAAAAGTAAACATACAATTCTAAGTAAAAAATTAGCAAACCATGTGGTTTTACAAAGTGAAATGGAATTACCTGATTGGTCTAACTATGATTTGGTGGTTTTTAGTACTCCTGTGGAATCCATTTTAAAAATCATTCCTACACTTCCAAAATCTGGAAATACCATTTTTATCGATTTAGGATCTACCAAAGAAACAACGGTTACGGCTGTGGAATCTTATTACGGGACGCAAACTCACAATTATATTTCTACTCATCCGATGTGTGGTTCAGAACAAGCTGGTCCTGATGCCGCTGTAGAAAATTTATATGTGGATAAACTTTGTATCTTAACGAAACCAAATTCGGCATCTGGTACAAGTTTGGAATGGGTGCGAAGTTTTTGGGAAAGGGTTGGATCTTGGACCATAGAGATGGATTCGAAATCACATGATGAAACTTTAGCTTACCTTTCTCATCTTCCTCATGTGGTATCCACCATTCTTGTGAATGTGGCAGGTGCCAATTTTAGGACCATGCAAGAAGTGACAGGGATCTCCAAGCCAATTACAGGTGGTGGGTTTCGGGATATGTCAAGAATTGCTGGATCAAATCCTGAAATGTGGATTTCGATTTTTAAAGAGAATAAAGATTTTTTACGTAAATCGATTGACGATTTTATTTTCCAACTAACAGAGTTTCGCGATTTATTGAAACCGGATTCACCTTTTGACGAAAATAAAATGCGAAGCCTTTGGGAGTTGGCACAGTCAAATAAAGAAGAAATTCGAAAATCAAAATGA
- a CDS encoding DUF1343 domain-containing protein, which yields MKFLKNLNKLSGCKAAILTNQSAFGFRGKYHYQTYSEIFDLKTIFLPEHGLFAELQDQVSGDELKYLFGNMQIVNLYGKEESSLVPPKESLSNVDVIIIDIKDVGSRYYTFLTTAYYILCEVSRLKQKTGKAPLFLVIDSPNPIGKKIEGTPLQKEFESFVGVTSVLHRHGLTPGGLLSYYNETFQLKVDVIVVPVGVIHPKSVSSFEWVPPSPNIPTQNTCLVYPGMCLLEGTNLSEGRGTTKPFETFGAPYLVGKAKEELDRRLSSHQSGNFILRNLRFLPTFHKYVGSICEGYQLMVLKPKQFHSLYFILYFLKQVAELFPKDFDYLKGVYEFRSDRPAIELLAGDSTLLDYLYGKVTDSDLEIYLQESESLWTRAIKPFRY from the coding sequence ATGAAGTTTTTAAAAAACCTAAATAAATTGAGCGGCTGTAAGGCGGCCATTCTTACCAACCAAAGTGCATTTGGTTTTCGTGGAAAATACCATTACCAAACCTATTCTGAAATTTTTGATTTAAAAACTATATTTTTGCCGGAACACGGACTGTTTGCCGAGTTACAAGACCAGGTGAGTGGAGATGAACTAAAATATCTTTTTGGAAATATGCAGATAGTGAATCTATATGGGAAGGAAGAATCAAGTTTAGTCCCACCAAAAGAAAGTTTAAGTAATGTAGATGTGATCATCATTGATATTAAAGATGTTGGTTCTAGGTATTATACTTTTTTAACAACAGCCTATTATATTTTATGTGAGGTTTCTCGTTTAAAACAGAAAACAGGAAAAGCTCCACTTTTTTTAGTCATCGATTCACCCAATCCGATTGGCAAAAAGATAGAGGGAACTCCTCTGCAAAAAGAATTTGAGTCTTTTGTAGGTGTTACTTCTGTTTTGCACAGACATGGTCTCACCCCAGGCGGATTATTGTCCTATTATAATGAAACCTTCCAGTTAAAGGTAGATGTGATAGTGGTTCCAGTCGGTGTTATCCATCCAAAATCAGTATCAAGTTTTGAATGGGTTCCTCCTTCACCAAATATCCCAACGCAGAATACTTGTTTGGTGTATCCAGGAATGTGTTTATTGGAAGGAACCAATTTATCAGAAGGAAGAGGAACAACCAAACCTTTCGAAACCTTTGGAGCACCTTATTTAGTTGGTAAAGCAAAAGAGGAATTGGATAGACGATTGTCTTCCCACCAATCTGGAAATTTTATTTTACGGAACTTACGATTTTTACCTACATTTCATAAGTATGTTGGTTCCATTTGCGAAGGTTACCAACTCATGGTATTAAAACCAAAACAGTTCCATTCTCTTTATTTTATATTATACTTTTTGAAACAAGTAGCAGAGTTATTCCCCAAAGACTTTGATTATTTAAAAGGAGTGTATGAATTTCGTTCTGATCGCCCAGCGATTGAACTACTTGCCGGTGATTCTACTCTTTTGGACTATTTATATGGCAAAGTCACTGATTCCGATCTAGAAATCTATTTGCAAGAATCGGAAAGTCTTTGGACAAGGGCAATAAAACCGTTTCGATACTAA
- a CDS encoding LemA family protein: MTRMFRTIFLVSLMATLLTNCGYNRIQELDEEVTASWAEVLNQYKRRSDLVPNLVSAVKGFANQEKDIMKGIADARAKIGSIQATPELVNNPESLKQFDQAQGQLGSALSRLLMIQENYPQLKSDQHFSDLMAQLEGTENRITVARNRFIKATKEYNVYIRQFPAVLTAKAFGYDAKATFTVEDQKTIENAPKVEF; the protein is encoded by the coding sequence ATGACAAGAATGTTTCGAACCATTTTTCTAGTTTCCCTTATGGCAACGCTGCTTACCAACTGCGGTTATAACCGCATCCAAGAGTTGGATGAAGAAGTGACTGCTTCTTGGGCCGAAGTTCTCAACCAATACAAACGAAGATCTGACTTAGTACCCAATTTGGTTTCTGCAGTCAAAGGATTTGCCAACCAAGAAAAAGACATTATGAAAGGAATTGCGGATGCAAGAGCAAAAATTGGATCCATCCAAGCAACTCCTGAACTGGTGAACAATCCTGAAAGTTTAAAACAGTTTGACCAAGCACAAGGTCAATTGGGATCTGCATTGTCTAGACTTCTTATGATCCAAGAAAACTATCCACAGTTGAAATCAGACCAACATTTTTCTGATTTGATGGCTCAGTTGGAAGGAACAGAAAATAGAATTACTGTAGCAAGAAATCGTTTTATCAAAGCAACCAAAGAATATAATGTGTACATCCGTCAGTTCCCTGCGGTGCTTACTGCAAAAGCCTTTGGTTATGATGCAAAAGCAACCTTCACTGTGGAAGACCAAAAAACAATTGAGAATGCTCCGAAAGTAGAATTTTAA